From Pseudochaenichthys georgianus chromosome 11, fPseGeo1.2, whole genome shotgun sequence, a single genomic window includes:
- the LOC117454865 gene encoding uncharacterized protein slr1851-like, producing the protein MPHKRHHLSCFHDFSKDLTGQDLTSQDLTGKDLTGKDLTGQDLTGQDLTGKDLTGQDLTGQDLTGKDLTSQDLTGQDLTSQDLTSKDLTVQDLTGQVRSRGTKNSQNSTISVDIEQ; encoded by the coding sequence ATGCCCCATAAGAGGCACCATCTGTCCTGTTTCCATGACTTTAGCAAAGACCTGACCGGCCAAGACCTGACCAGCCAAGACCTGACCGGCAAAGACCTGACCGGCAAAGACCTGACCGGCCAAGACCTGACCGGCCAAGACCTGACCGGCAAAGACCTGACCGGCCAAGACCTGACCGGCCAAGACCTGACCGGCAAAGACCTGACCAGCCAAGACCTGACCGGCCAAGACCTGACCAGCCAAGACCTGACCAGCAAAGACCTGACCGTCCAAGACCTGACCGGCCAAGTCAGGAGTAGAGGCACTAAAAATAGCCAAAATTCCACAATATCAGTGGACATTGAACAATGA
- the igldcp gene encoding galectin 17, with protein sequence MKYFRQWFFLQLLCFLIGSLVDSFSLSSATSPLSVTFKVGNQAVLPCSWKQRLGEEAPSTCYIQWNSPADTIFELQGEKKWQAEEFQGRVEVPEEKLKSGDCSLVISDVQIGDTGRYESFMLVDGARSTKTKVFIQSVKLSVSDYKSILFRGPGEDLVLDLYTQHSGKVVFQDRNSSEWSVVWMRGEEDSERMEQDVANERLTIKNLKSSDEGMYKVMDEQGLAVSTVLLSVIEGSKAVKLAQTMEHQVPTGGAVRGSCSALLLLSVLITEMLHLF encoded by the exons ATGAAATACTTCAGACAATG GTTTTTCCTACAACTACTGTGTTTCCTGATTGGCAGTTTAGTTG ACTCCTTTTCCCTGTCCTCCGCCACGAGCCCCCTGTCCGTCACCTTCAAGGTAGGAAACCAGGCGGTGCTTCCCTGCAGCTGGAAGCAGCGCCTGGGGGAGGAGGCGCCCTCCACCTGCTACATCCAGTGGAACAGCCCTGCCGACACCATATTTGAGCTGCAGGGGGAGAAGAAGTGGCAGGCGGAAGAGTTTCAGGGCCGGGTGGAGGTTCCAGAGGAGAAGCTGAAGTCCGGGGACTGTTCTCTGGTCATCAGTGACGTGCAGATTGGAGACACAGGGAGATACGAGAGCTTCATGCTGGTGGATGGAGCGAGGTCCACCAAGACCAAGGTCTTCATTCAGAGTGTCAAGCTGTCTGTATCCG ACTATAAATCCATTCTGTTTCGAGGTCCAGGTGAGGATTTAGTTCTGGATCTGTACACCCAGCACTCTGGGAAGGTCGTGTTCCAGGACAG GAACAGCTCAGAGTGGTCGGTCGTGTGGATGAGGGGCGAGGAAGACAGTGAGCGAATGGAGCAAGATGTGGCAAATGAGCGGCTGACAATCAAGAACTTAAAGAGCTCGGACGAAGGAATGTACAAAGTTATGGACGAGCAGGGCCTCGCTGTCAGCACCGTGCTGCTGTCGGTCATCG AAGGCTCCAAAGCTGTCAAACTCGCCCAGACAATGGAACATCAAGTACCAACAG GTGGTGCCGTCAGAGGCAGCTGTTCGGCTCTTCTTCTCTTGTCTGTTCTTATCACAGAAATGCTTCATCTTTTCTAA